The Citrifermentans bemidjiense Bem genome window below encodes:
- the der gene encoding ribosome biogenesis GTPase Der, whose translation MKPIIAIVGRPNVGKSTLFNRLVGRRKAMVDDMPGVTRDRNYAEVNRFDVPFILVDTGGFEPETSDRLLQQMREQSRFAMDEADLILFIMDARGGLTPADRDVVDMLRRINKPVFYIINKVDGEKQEAEAGDFYSLGVDHIHTISAEHNRGVGDLMDEVLAAIPYDREKELDEEITRIAVVGRPNVGKSTLVNRLLGYERVVANPTAGTTRDAVDTRFTVNKKPYLLIDTAGIRRKGKTVQKVEKYSVMDALRSIERADVVLIVLNAEEGVTEQDSKIAGYAYEAGRGCIFVVNKWDTLAKDNSSIAKFTEEIRRNFKYLPFAPILFVSAETGQRTGKIIAEVDQVMEQYCKRVTTGELNRVFTQAVDENHAPLSAGRRVKFYFATQVAVKPPSFVVFTNCPEGIHFSYERYIMNRFREAFGFNGTPLKLIFRGRDKKDA comes from the coding sequence ATGAAACCAATTATTGCCATCGTCGGGCGCCCGAACGTCGGGAAGTCCACCCTCTTCAACAGGCTGGTCGGGCGCCGCAAGGCGATGGTCGACGATATGCCCGGGGTGACCCGGGACCGAAACTACGCGGAGGTGAACCGCTTCGACGTCCCCTTCATCCTGGTGGATACCGGCGGCTTCGAGCCGGAGACCTCCGACCGGCTTTTGCAGCAGATGAGGGAGCAGTCCCGCTTCGCCATGGACGAGGCGGACCTGATCCTCTTCATCATGGACGCCCGCGGGGGGCTGACGCCTGCCGACCGTGACGTCGTGGACATGCTCAGGCGCATCAACAAGCCGGTCTTCTACATCATCAACAAGGTGGACGGGGAAAAGCAGGAGGCCGAAGCGGGTGATTTCTATTCGCTTGGGGTCGATCACATCCACACCATCTCCGCCGAGCACAACCGCGGCGTGGGCGACCTCATGGACGAGGTGCTGGCCGCCATCCCCTACGACCGGGAAAAAGAGCTGGACGAGGAGATCACCAGGATCGCGGTGGTCGGGCGCCCGAACGTCGGCAAATCCACCCTGGTGAACCGGCTTTTGGGGTACGAGCGCGTGGTGGCGAATCCCACCGCCGGTACCACGAGGGACGCGGTCGACACCCGCTTCACGGTGAACAAGAAGCCCTACCTCTTGATCGACACGGCGGGGATCCGGAGGAAAGGGAAGACGGTCCAGAAGGTGGAGAAGTACTCGGTCATGGACGCGCTGCGCTCCATCGAGCGCGCCGACGTGGTCCTCATCGTGCTGAACGCGGAAGAAGGTGTGACCGAGCAGGACTCGAAGATCGCGGGATACGCCTACGAGGCGGGGCGCGGCTGCATCTTCGTGGTGAACAAGTGGGACACCCTGGCAAAGGACAACTCCAGCATCGCCAAGTTCACCGAGGAGATCCGGCGCAACTTCAAATACCTCCCCTTCGCGCCGATCCTGTTCGTCTCGGCGGAAACCGGGCAGAGGACCGGCAAGATCATCGCCGAGGTGGACCAGGTGATGGAGCAGTACTGCAAGCGCGTCACCACCGGCGAGTTGAACCGGGTCTTCACCCAGGCGGTTGACGAGAACCACGCGCCCCTTTCCGCGGGGAGGCGGGTGAAGTTCTACTTCGCGACGCAGGTGGCGGTAAAGCCCCCCTCTTTCGTCGTCTTCACCAACTGCCCTGAGGGGATCCACTTCTCCTATGAGCGCTATATCATGAACCGGTTTAGAGAGGCCTTCGGTTTCAACGGCACTCCGCTGAAGCTGATTTTCCGCGGCAGGGACAAGAAAGACGCCTAA
- a CDS encoding DUF4388 domain-containing protein, whose translation MSLVGNLEDLGLGEILQIVSLSRRSGVLSLESRGREARVIFRNGQVIRATSTTFQQNLGEVLIQQGVIDLAILKRALSIQAEEGYSQLLGGIMIDRFGVSADAIEAVVREQIENVVYSLFAWAEGTFEFELQEVNEADSTRLDPVQFMLKQGLNPQYLAMEGSRIIDEQRHRGESGDEMEAPAAPEETLDLAFDLLQEAPAQAVASAEPIPTPDFPPPQPDEQQDEQLFPAAPFASAAEAEEPAAAEAPSRLVLVDDDPETLAALAGLLEREGYLVDALEKGEDALIRVDSLFREGVQPTVVVDLIMPRMDGTGILGGLELMELVRNNFPEIPLLGLSDFHNDEAQKKLRSMGIPILIKPLKGELEDALDVFAPRLFKALANLSSVEEASFSSVNIGDELRLELGEEPALVAPHGNQSTGISQLRGMLEELNNPQLGGGIILLVLRFAAEFVNRAVVLLVKKESVQGLGQFGLQDKDGSADYRIRNLSIPKGEPSLFTEVLETRFPVKGEVEPSHWSNYFLEQLGGGHPAEAFVGPIVSEGKVVAVLYGDNLPEAKPVGDTDSLEIFLSQAGIAMEKALLQRRLQDQGRGEI comes from the coding sequence ATGAGTCTTGTCGGCAATTTGGAAGATCTCGGGCTTGGTGAGATCCTGCAGATCGTCAGCTTGAGCAGGAGATCCGGCGTGCTCTCCCTCGAAAGCCGGGGGAGGGAGGCGCGGGTTATCTTCCGCAACGGCCAGGTGATCCGCGCCACCTCGACCACCTTCCAGCAAAACCTGGGGGAAGTGCTGATCCAGCAGGGTGTCATCGACCTGGCCATCCTGAAGCGCGCCTTGAGCATCCAGGCGGAGGAGGGGTACTCCCAGCTTCTGGGCGGCATCATGATCGACCGCTTCGGGGTGAGCGCCGATGCCATCGAGGCGGTGGTGCGGGAGCAGATCGAGAACGTGGTCTACTCCCTGTTCGCCTGGGCCGAGGGGACCTTCGAGTTCGAGCTGCAGGAGGTGAACGAGGCGGACAGCACCAGGCTCGACCCTGTGCAGTTCATGCTGAAGCAGGGGTTGAACCCTCAGTACCTGGCCATGGAAGGCTCCCGCATCATCGACGAGCAGCGCCACCGCGGCGAGTCGGGGGACGAGATGGAGGCGCCGGCCGCACCCGAGGAGACCCTCGACCTTGCCTTTGACCTGCTGCAGGAGGCTCCGGCCCAGGCAGTAGCGTCCGCAGAGCCGATTCCCACGCCCGATTTCCCGCCCCCGCAACCAGACGAGCAGCAAGACGAGCAGCTTTTCCCTGCCGCCCCTTTCGCGAGCGCCGCCGAGGCCGAAGAACCTGCCGCGGCAGAGGCCCCAAGCCGCCTGGTGCTCGTGGACGACGACCCCGAGACGCTGGCCGCGCTGGCCGGGCTTTTGGAGCGGGAGGGTTACCTCGTCGACGCCCTGGAGAAAGGAGAGGACGCCCTGATCCGTGTCGACTCCCTCTTTCGCGAAGGGGTGCAGCCCACCGTAGTGGTCGACCTGATCATGCCGAGGATGGACGGCACCGGCATCCTGGGGGGGCTCGAGCTGATGGAGCTTGTGCGCAACAACTTCCCCGAGATCCCGCTTCTGGGCCTTTCCGACTTCCACAACGACGAGGCTCAGAAAAAGCTGCGCAGCATGGGGATTCCCATCCTGATCAAGCCGCTCAAGGGGGAGCTTGAGGATGCGCTGGACGTCTTCGCTCCCAGGCTTTTCAAGGCGCTTGCCAACCTCTCCTCGGTGGAGGAGGCCAGTTTCAGCAGCGTCAACATAGGCGACGAGTTGAGGCTGGAGCTGGGAGAAGAGCCGGCGCTCGTGGCGCCGCACGGAAACCAGAGCACCGGGATATCGCAGCTGCGCGGCATGCTGGAGGAGTTAAACAACCCGCAGTTGGGGGGCGGGATCATCCTTTTGGTGCTCCGTTTCGCCGCCGAATTCGTGAATCGGGCCGTGGTGCTGCTGGTCAAGAAGGAGTCTGTGCAGGGGCTCGGTCAATTCGGGCTTCAGGACAAGGACGGAAGTGCCGATTATAGGATCAGGAACCTTAGCATACCCAAGGGAGAGCCTTCGCTTTTCACCGAGGTGCTGGAGACCCGGTTCCCCGTGAAGGGGGAGGTGGAGCCCAGCCACTGGAGCAACTACTTCCTGGAGCAGCTAGGTGGCGGGCATCCCGCCGAGGCGTTCGTGGGGCCGATCGTAAGCGAGGGGAAGGTGGTTGCCGTACTTTACGGCGACAACCTCCCGGAGGCGAAGCCGGTAGGCGACACCGATTCGCTGGAGATATTCCTGAGCCAGGCCGGCATCGCGATGGAGAAAGCCCTGCTGCAGCGCAGGCTGCAAGACCAGGGACGGGGAGAAATTTGA
- a CDS encoding response regulator, with protein sequence MKRILIAEDSNTMRSMLVSTIDELEKYSIVEAASGFEALRLLPREQVDLIITDINMPDINGLELISYVRNNPNYQLIPLFIVSTESGEKDLEKGLALGANEYIVKPFDPVRLQELVSKYLD encoded by the coding sequence GTGAAGAGGATTTTGATAGCAGAGGATTCGAACACCATGCGTTCCATGCTGGTTTCGACCATAGATGAGTTGGAGAAGTACAGCATAGTGGAAGCCGCCAGCGGGTTCGAAGCCCTGCGCCTTTTGCCGCGCGAGCAGGTGGACCTGATCATCACCGACATCAACATGCCCGACATAAACGGCCTGGAGCTGATCAGCTACGTGCGCAACAACCCCAACTACCAGTTGATCCCGCTCTTCATCGTTTCCACCGAGAGCGGCGAGAAGGACCTGGAGAAGGGACTGGCGCTGGGGGCAAACGAGTACATCGTGAAGCCGTTCGATCCGGTCCGGCTGCAGGAGCTGGTCTCCAAGTATCTCGACTAA
- a CDS encoding chemotaxis protein CheA: MSVDESIGKAVKDFLAEAEEILDQLSLDLVSLSDCADGGECSPDLVNSVFRGAHSLKGLAGMFGFTDIAELGHHLENLLDALRLGKVELDQSVVSTLFESTELLGTLVRNAGEAVAEPVDLSAAMQHINDCLSKKPAGAGDSPLAKLNLPERVLSSMTEYEEHRLLENVKKGRRIYSIHISLQLTSFDSDLMELTEQLKLVGEVISTLPSASGGLAGGIDFEILFGCDLEGAELAPLIDRDNLELTEFGKPAAAPAVSGRAAEPGQAPDREPAEEEAHLPAPVEPGAISAKSMSRTVRVDIGKLDLLMNIVGELVLSHSMIAEVAGRMRLNGLLVPSQELGKAAKGLEKKLSELQKGVMEIRMIPVGQLFEKMSRIVRKISREQGKKVELKLFGADTELDKLIIEDISDPVMHIVRNSIDHGIETPEARVAAGKDEKGTITLSSYQKGNHVVIEVDDDGGGIDVSRVKKKALQLGMIGSLDEVSDRDALDFIFRPGFSTTDTVSEISGRGVGMDVVRTNIAALSGMIDLENYPGQGARFIITLPITLAIIKALIITAAGRTYALPITSVLESIIVEQKEIMTVERKEVIQLREATLPLLRLSEFFQLKGGEASPESCYVVVVGVAEKRLGIVVDDLLGQQDIVIKSIGDTFAGFRGISGAADLGDQRTILVLDVGSVIGEATRGSA, translated from the coding sequence ATGAGCGTTGACGAAAGCATAGGGAAGGCGGTTAAGGATTTTCTGGCGGAAGCAGAGGAAATCCTGGACCAGCTGAGCCTGGATCTGGTTTCCTTGAGCGACTGCGCGGACGGCGGCGAATGCAGCCCGGACCTGGTGAACTCGGTCTTCCGGGGGGCGCACTCGCTGAAAGGGCTCGCGGGGATGTTCGGCTTCACCGATATCGCCGAGCTTGGGCACCACCTGGAGAACCTCCTCGACGCGCTTAGGCTGGGCAAGGTGGAGCTGGACCAGTCCGTGGTGAGTACGCTCTTCGAGTCGACGGAGCTTTTGGGGACGCTGGTCAGAAACGCGGGCGAAGCGGTGGCGGAGCCGGTTGATCTCTCAGCCGCCATGCAGCACATCAACGACTGCCTCAGCAAAAAACCGGCGGGAGCGGGCGATTCGCCGCTGGCCAAGCTGAACCTCCCCGAGCGGGTCCTTAGCTCCATGACCGAATACGAGGAACACCGGCTCCTGGAGAACGTGAAGAAGGGGCGCCGGATCTATTCGATCCACATCTCGCTGCAGTTGACCAGCTTCGACTCGGACCTCATGGAGTTGACCGAGCAGTTGAAACTCGTGGGCGAGGTGATCAGTACCCTCCCCTCCGCCTCGGGGGGGCTCGCCGGCGGCATCGACTTCGAGATCCTCTTCGGCTGCGACCTGGAGGGCGCGGAACTCGCGCCGCTCATCGACCGCGACAACCTGGAGCTGACCGAGTTCGGAAAGCCGGCCGCCGCACCCGCCGTATCCGGTCGCGCCGCGGAGCCGGGACAGGCGCCGGACCGGGAGCCGGCCGAGGAGGAAGCCCACCTCCCGGCACCGGTCGAGCCGGGGGCGATCAGCGCCAAGAGCATGAGCCGGACGGTCCGGGTGGATATCGGCAAGCTGGACCTTTTGATGAACATCGTGGGCGAACTGGTGCTCTCGCACTCCATGATCGCCGAGGTGGCGGGGCGCATGCGCCTTAACGGGCTCCTCGTCCCCTCGCAGGAACTGGGGAAGGCGGCCAAGGGGCTGGAGAAGAAGCTTTCCGAGCTGCAGAAGGGGGTCATGGAGATCCGCATGATCCCGGTGGGCCAGCTCTTCGAGAAGATGTCCCGTATCGTCAGGAAGATCTCCCGCGAGCAGGGAAAGAAGGTGGAGTTGAAGCTCTTCGGGGCGGATACCGAGCTGGACAAGCTGATCATCGAGGACATCTCGGACCCGGTGATGCACATCGTGAGAAACTCCATCGACCACGGCATCGAGACCCCCGAGGCGCGGGTGGCCGCCGGCAAGGACGAGAAGGGGACCATAACCCTTTCCTCCTACCAGAAGGGGAATCACGTAGTCATCGAGGTGGACGACGACGGCGGCGGCATCGACGTATCAAGGGTGAAGAAGAAGGCGCTGCAGTTGGGGATGATCGGCTCGCTCGACGAGGTGAGCGATCGCGACGCCTTGGACTTCATCTTCCGCCCGGGCTTTTCCACCACCGACACGGTGAGCGAGATCTCCGGCCGGGGCGTCGGCATGGACGTGGTGCGCACCAACATAGCCGCCCTCTCCGGCATGATCGACCTGGAGAACTACCCCGGGCAGGGGGCGCGCTTCATCATCACGCTCCCCATCACCCTCGCCATCATCAAGGCGCTCATCATCACCGCGGCCGGCCGTACCTACGCGCTTCCCATCACCTCGGTCCTCGAAAGCATCATCGTGGAGCAAAAGGAGATCATGACCGTGGAGCGCAAGGAGGTGATTCAGCTGCGCGAGGCCACCCTTCCGCTTTTGCGCCTATCCGAGTTCTTCCAGCTGAAGGGGGGGGAGGCGTCCCCTGAGTCGTGCTACGTGGTGGTGGTAGGGGTTGCCGAGAAACGCCTGGGGATCGTGGTCGACGACCTTTTGGGGCAGCAGGACATCGTGATCAAGTCCATCGGCGACACCTTCGCCGGCTTCCGCGGCATCTCGGGAGCGGCGGACCTGGGGGACCAGCGCACCATCCTGGTGCTCGACGTGGGTAGCGTGATCGGCGAGGCGACCCGGGGGAGTGCCTGA
- a CDS encoding ExeA family protein encodes MYKEFYGLAEKPFSKTPDPRFLYMSSGHQEALARLEYAVEESEIALLTGDIGCGKTTISRALMDRMGDRYHFLFVFNPRLTADELLRVIASGLQVESPSLQKDLLLQEITGALYRMHGEGRIPVVVIDEAQLIPDRELFDELRLLTNFQLDDMNLVSVIVMGQPELRGMLASPVYEPFRQRISLNFHLAPLGLEETLEYLDFRIVAAGGEPGLFSPDAVQRIYELSGGVPRRINAVATNALLIGFGRDASWIDASIVEETAAELLS; translated from the coding sequence ATGTACAAAGAGTTTTACGGCCTGGCCGAAAAGCCGTTCAGCAAGACCCCGGATCCCCGTTTTCTCTACATGAGCTCGGGGCATCAGGAGGCCCTGGCGCGGCTTGAGTACGCGGTGGAAGAAAGCGAGATCGCCCTTTTGACCGGCGACATCGGCTGCGGCAAGACCACCATCTCTCGCGCGCTCATGGACCGGATGGGGGACCGCTACCACTTCCTGTTCGTGTTCAACCCGAGGCTCACCGCGGACGAGCTTTTGCGCGTGATCGCGTCGGGGCTTCAGGTGGAGAGCCCCTCGCTGCAAAAAGACCTGCTGCTGCAGGAGATCACCGGCGCGCTATACCGCATGCACGGCGAGGGTCGCATCCCGGTGGTGGTAATCGACGAGGCGCAGCTGATCCCGGACCGCGAACTCTTCGACGAGCTGCGGCTGTTGACCAACTTCCAACTCGACGACATGAACCTGGTCAGCGTCATCGTCATGGGGCAGCCGGAGCTGCGCGGTATGCTGGCTTCGCCGGTTTACGAGCCGTTCCGCCAGCGCATCTCGCTCAACTTCCACCTGGCGCCGCTGGGGCTGGAGGAAACCCTGGAGTACCTCGATTTCCGCATCGTCGCGGCCGGCGGGGAGCCGGGGCTTTTCTCGCCCGACGCGGTGCAACGGATCTACGAGCTTTCCGGAGGGGTGCCGCGCAGGATCAACGCCGTGGCCACCAATGCGCTTCTCATCGGCTTTGGAAGGGACGCCTCCTGGATCGATGCCTCCATCGTCGAGGAGACCGCGGCGGAGCTGCTCTCCTAG
- a CDS encoding chemotaxis protein CheW: MNLAEIRKKALRGETQGTAREEASEPVASWQIPVIDPSPVAAVDDPPQFPAADFGVEEFPAPEFDAPGGEGGAQVPWRAETSRQPAAETNSLQLLALPCDDDPDDFDPATVILRGRETASFEGELSQQEEVAAASVELLCFRVANEEYAISIMDIKEIIKPREVTEVPRVPDFVRGILSLRGNIIPIFDMRVRLGLAGGSRSERERVIVVSRQGGFAGVLVDEVVQVVRIPEEGIEPPPVVLEGIDREFVLGIGRVAGRMLILLDMEKVLDVGLL, encoded by the coding sequence ATGAATCTAGCCGAGATCAGAAAGAAGGCTCTCAGGGGAGAGACGCAAGGTACCGCCAGGGAAGAGGCTTCCGAGCCGGTGGCATCGTGGCAGATCCCCGTCATCGATCCGTCCCCGGTTGCCGCGGTGGACGACCCGCCGCAGTTTCCCGCAGCCGATTTCGGCGTCGAGGAGTTTCCCGCGCCGGAGTTCGACGCGCCGGGGGGCGAGGGGGGGGCACAGGTCCCGTGGCGGGCCGAGACGAGCCGGCAGCCGGCTGCGGAGACGAACAGCCTGCAGTTGCTTGCGCTTCCCTGCGACGACGACCCCGACGACTTCGACCCCGCGACCGTCATCCTCAGGGGGCGGGAAACCGCTTCCTTCGAGGGGGAGCTTTCCCAGCAGGAAGAGGTGGCGGCGGCCAGCGTGGAACTCCTTTGTTTCAGGGTGGCGAACGAGGAATACGCCATCAGCATCATGGACATCAAGGAGATCATCAAGCCGCGCGAGGTGACCGAGGTGCCCCGGGTACCCGACTTCGTGCGCGGCATACTCTCCCTGCGCGGCAACATCATCCCCATCTTCGACATGCGGGTGCGCCTGGGTCTTGCCGGCGGCTCCCGCTCCGAGCGCGAACGGGTCATCGTGGTGAGCCGCCAGGGCGGCTTCGCCGGGGTGCTGGTCGACGAGGTGGTCCAGGTGGTGCGCATACCCGAGGAGGGGATCGAGCCTCCCCCTGTGGTGCTTGAGGGAATAGACCGGGAATTCGTGCTCGGCATCGGCCGGGTCGCCGGCAGGATGCTGATCCTGCTCGACATGGAAAAGGTGCTGGACGTAGGGCTTTTGTAG
- a CDS encoding response regulator transcription factor produces the protein MEKNRILVVEDEESLLKLESILFTSKGYQVTGVRGGVDALRSISQDRPDLVVLDIMLPDMDGFEVCRSIKEDPETRSIPVVMLTAKKSSRDLEAGRVAGADAYITKPFKSVKVLEVIGGLLKNQATGRGDRS, from the coding sequence ATGGAGAAAAACAGGATCCTTGTAGTCGAGGACGAGGAGAGCTTGCTGAAACTGGAGAGCATACTCTTCACCTCGAAGGGGTACCAGGTGACCGGCGTCAGGGGCGGGGTCGATGCCTTGCGCTCCATCTCGCAGGATCGGCCGGATCTCGTGGTGCTCGACATCATGCTTCCCGACATGGATGGGTTCGAGGTATGCCGCAGCATCAAGGAGGACCCGGAGACGAGGTCCATTCCCGTTGTCATGCTCACCGCGAAAAAGAGCAGCCGCGACCTTGAGGCCGGCCGCGTAGCCGGGGCCGACGCCTACATCACCAAGCCTTTCAAATCGGTGAAGGTGCTCGAGGTGATCGGGGGGCTTTTGAAGAACCAGGCGACCGGCAGGGGAGACCGTTCTTGA
- a CDS encoding chemotaxis protein CheW — MTTQELQEIQVACLKMGDGLYAVDIMRIREIIRVPRLAPLPRALPFVEGVINLRGSVIPVLDLRKRFGLPPAENSENARLLILSISGQPIALMVDEVTEMITIPLRELKAPPRGVRIVGGEYMVGLCLVREVPVMLLNIDALLTFQEKAELGIFSPQTGGTSTNKKSSAC, encoded by the coding sequence TTGACGACACAGGAGCTGCAGGAAATACAGGTTGCCTGCCTGAAGATGGGAGACGGTCTCTACGCCGTCGACATCATGAGGATCAGGGAGATAATCCGGGTCCCGAGGCTCGCCCCGCTTCCCCGGGCGCTCCCCTTCGTGGAGGGGGTGATCAACCTGCGGGGGAGCGTGATCCCGGTGCTGGACCTAAGGAAGAGGTTCGGGCTTCCCCCCGCCGAGAACTCGGAAAACGCCCGTCTTTTGATACTTTCCATTTCCGGCCAGCCCATTGCCCTCATGGTGGACGAGGTGACCGAGATGATCACCATTCCGCTCAGGGAGCTGAAGGCGCCGCCGCGAGGGGTGCGCATCGTCGGCGGCGAATACATGGTCGGGCTCTGCCTTGTGCGCGAGGTGCCGGTCATGCTGCTCAATATAGACGCTCTGCTTACCTTCCAGGAAAAAGCTGAGCTCGGCATCTTCTCCCCCCAGACGGGGGGCACTTCCACGAACAAAAAGAGCTCCGCATGCTGA
- a CDS encoding response regulator yields the protein MLIVCPNCKKRFNVDPGTPDQPKKLRCSNCRAVFRLVRKGERSEGAKSKLKVVIANESASFCQAVEKVLSHEPFQLFLCTDGKEALETVQQVTPDVLLLDVALPTMFGFEVCERVRQDPALANVKIVLIASIYDKTRYKRSPNSLYGADDYIEKHHIPDSLVPMIYRLASGSEPQAQSPTESELAEQEETRSEIRQCEVEETSTVEVAAPAAEPAAEPVAEPVAEPVAEPVAEPVAPVQSDQSDQSDQSDQSDQSDQSDQSDQSDQSDRSESDSAPAPAAAPAPTPAPASEEVPPEHVKARRLARIIVSDIVLYNQAKFEQGVREGTFHQLLADDIREGENLYRQRVSQQVRDTTSFLKEAFEEVIAKKRAELNL from the coding sequence ATGCTGATTGTCTGCCCCAATTGCAAGAAAAGGTTCAACGTGGATCCGGGAACGCCGGATCAGCCCAAGAAGCTTCGCTGCTCCAACTGCCGGGCCGTTTTCCGCCTGGTCAGGAAGGGGGAGCGCAGCGAGGGGGCAAAGTCCAAGCTCAAGGTGGTGATCGCCAACGAGAGTGCGTCCTTCTGCCAGGCCGTGGAGAAGGTGCTTTCCCACGAGCCGTTCCAGCTCTTTCTCTGCACCGACGGGAAAGAGGCCCTGGAAACGGTGCAGCAGGTGACGCCGGACGTGCTGCTTCTCGACGTCGCCCTTCCCACCATGTTCGGTTTCGAGGTTTGCGAAAGGGTGCGTCAGGACCCGGCGCTGGCCAACGTGAAGATCGTGCTGATCGCCTCCATTTACGACAAGACCCGCTACAAAAGGTCCCCCAATTCGCTTTACGGCGCCGACGACTACATCGAGAAGCACCACATTCCCGATTCGCTGGTCCCGATGATCTACCGCCTTGCCTCCGGAAGCGAGCCGCAGGCCCAAAGCCCGACCGAAAGCGAGCTGGCAGAGCAGGAGGAGACCCGCAGCGAGATCCGCCAGTGCGAGGTGGAGGAAACCTCCACGGTAGAGGTGGCAGCGCCGGCAGCGGAGCCCGCGGCAGAGCCCGTGGCAGAGCCCGTGGCAGAGCCCGTGGCAGAGCCCGTGGCAGAGCCCGTGGCGCCGGTGCAGTCGGACCAGTCGGACCAGTCGGACCAGTCGGACCAGTCGGACCAGTCGGACCAGTCGGACCAGTCGGACCAGTCGGACCAGTCGGACAGATCCGAGTCGGACAGCGCCCCTGCACCCGCCGCTGCCCCTGCACCCACGCCTGCACCTGCTTCCGAGGAGGTTCCGCCTGAGCATGTGAAGGCACGGCGCCTGGCCAGGATCATCGTTTCGGACATCGTCCTTTACAACCAGGCAAAGTTCGAGCAAGGGGTGCGCGAGGGGACGTTCCACCAGCTATTGGCCGACGACATCCGCGAAGGGGAGAACCTCTACCGGCAAAGGGTGTCCCAGCAGGTGCGCGACACCACCTCCTTCCTGAAGGAAGCCTTCGAGGAAGTGATCGCAAAAAAACGCGCCGAACTGAACCTCTAG